The Fusobacterium sp. DD2 DNA segment CCATGTTGTCTACCTCTAAAAACTGTCACTGGAGAAAATTATGTAGTATGTAATGACAAGATGGTAGCACTTTTTCATTTTATACATGGGGATCCAATTAAAAGAGTTGATGAAGAGGTTATTAAAGAGATTGCTAAATATATAGGAATGTTACATAACTATTCAATCAATAAAAAGCTCAATAGAAAATCAAGAATAGATATGGATTTTTACTATAACAATATATATTTTGAAAATAACAACATACCTGAAGAAGATAAAAAGAAAATATTATCAGCTTATGAAAAGGTTAAACATATTGATTTTTCAAGACTTCCAAGTGGAATAATCCACAATGATATTTTTCCTGATAATGTTTTTATTGATAATAATAAAATAGTTGGAATATTGGACTTTAACGAATCTCAAACTGGACCTTTTATAATGGATCTGGCAATTATAATAAATTATTGGATTAGAATTAACAGATTTCCAAAGGAAAAGGAAGATAGGTTTATAAACCTTCTATTAGATGAATATCAAAAAGAAAGACCTCTTACCAAGGAAGAGATGGAACTTTTAAAATATGCAAATTTAAAGATGGCAGTTACATTTATTCTTTTAAGAT contains these protein-coding regions:
- a CDS encoding homoserine kinase; this translates as MAVYTDLNAKDIELILNNYNLELIEYHKIKNGILNTNYFIKTDRGKFVLRVFEGGRKFEEENLELDFLLDLNSVLPCCLPLKTVTGENYVVCNDKMVALFHFIHGDPIKRVDEEVIKEIAKYIGMLHNYSINKKLNRKSRIDMDFYYNNIYFENNNIPEEDKKKILSAYEKVKHIDFSRLPSGIIHNDIFPDNVFIDNNKIVGILDFNESQTGPFIMDLAIIINYWIRINRFPKEKEDRFINLLLDEYQKERPLTKEEMELLKYANLKMAVTFILLRLYKFNYENLNDILIEEKNYTQLMPLLEK